The Malaclemys terrapin pileata isolate rMalTer1 chromosome 19, rMalTer1.hap1, whole genome shotgun sequence genome has a window encoding:
- the KIF17 gene encoding kinesin-like protein KIF17 isoform X2 — protein MASEAVKVIVRCRPMNEREKALSCKAVVSMDSPRGQCFIQNPGATDEPPKQFTFDGAYYESHNTEQIYNEIAYPLVEGVTEGYNGTIFAYGQTGSGKSFTMQGIVDPPVQKGIIPRAFEHVFESVQCAENTKFLVRVSYLEIYNEDIRDLLGADTKQKLELKEHPEKGVYVKGLSLHTVHSVAQCERIMETGWRNRAVGYTLMNKDSSRSHSIFTINMEIYAVDERGQDHLRAAKLNLVDLAGSERQSKTGATGERLKEATKINLSLSALGNVISALVDGRCKHIPYRDSKLTRLLQDSLGGNTKTLMVACLSPADNNYDESLSTLRYANRAKNIKNKPRINEDPKDALLREYQEEIRKLKAILAEQMNTNNLSGLLPAETTQLEVKPALLPEPQPDVEAEKQLIREEYEAKLARLKADYEAEQESRARLEEDINTMRTSYDLKLSTLEENLRKEADAILRVETLPDQAPLSPGPVVAVTETEQVSTKDTAEPQIAQYVGSVTRESPGAEVAIAAEELPVAVDQQQVLARLHMLEQQVVGGEQAKNKDLKEKHKCRKKYADERKKQLVAALQKIDEDSSDWVLLNVYDSIQEEVRAKSKLLEKMQKKLRAAETEIKDLQSEFELEKIDYLATIRRQERDCLLFQQLLDQVQPLIRRDCNYSNLDKIRCESIWDEDSGCWKLPELVLQKTSLPAVPSLPQTKPARKSSSGENGELLMQEEDRYKLMLSRSDSENIASNYFRSKRASQILSADPMKSLAHHNSPPVLSAPLNNTTSSMAPVSPSQTVEMPQPRPFRLESLDFTTPSSKTKRKKGKNSFSSDPF, from the exons GGTGTTACTGAGGGCTACAATGGCACCATTTTTGCCTATGGccagactggcagtgggaagTCATTTACCATGCAGGGCATTGTGGACCCTCCTGTGCAGAAAGGCATAATTCCCAGAGCATTCGAACACGTGTTTGAGAGCGTACAG TGTGCTGAAAACACCAAGTTCTTGGTGCGAGTCTCTTACCTGGAGATCTACAATGAAGACATAAGAGATTTGCTAGGAGCCGACACCAAGCAAAAGTTGGAG CTGAAggagcacccagagaaaggggtgTATGTGAAAGGGCTCTCCCTGCACACCGTGCACAGCGTGGCCCAGTGCGAGCGCATCATGGAGACGGGTTGGAGAAACCGAGCGGTGGGCTACACCTTGATGAACAAGGATTCTTCCCGCTCCCACTCCATCTTCACCATCAACATGGAGATCTATGCTGTAG ATGAGAGAGGGCAGGATCACCTGAGGGCTGCAAAACTCAACCTGGTGGATCTGGCTGGAAGCGAGAGGCAGTCCAAAACCGGAGCCACAGGGGAGCGTCTCAAAGAAGCCACCAAAATtaacctctctctctcagctctggGCAATGTCATCTCAGCCCTGGTAGATGGCAGGTGCAAACACATCCCCTATCGAGACTCCAAGCTGACCCGGTTGCTGCAGGACTCCCTTGGAGGAAACACCAAGACCCTCATGGTGGCCTGCCTGTCTCCTGCTGATAACAACTACGACGAGAGCCTCAGCACTTTGCGCTATGCCAACCGGGCAAAGAACATCAAGAACAAGCCCCGTATCAATGAAGATCCCAAAGACGCTCTGCTGAGGGAGTATCAGGAGGAGATCAGGAAGCTGAAGGCCATTTTGGCTGAACAGATGAACACAAATAACTTGTCAG GTCTGTTACCTGCTGAGACTACTCAGCTGGAAGTGAAGCCAGCTCTCCTACCTGAACCCCAGCCAGATGTCGAGGCAGAGAAGCAGTTGATCAGAGAA GAGTATGAGGCGAAGCTGGCCCGGCTGAAGGCAGACTATGAAGCCGAGCAAGAGTCCCGCGCCCGACTTGAGGAGGACATCAATACCATGCGGACTTCCTACGACCTCAAGCTGTCCACTCTGGAGGAAAACCTCAGGAAGGAAGCAG ATGCTATCCTGAGGGTTGAAACTCTCCCTGACCAGGCACCTTTGTCTCCAGGCCCTGTTGTCGCCGTCACAGAAACAGAACAGGTGTCCACCAAG GACACAGCAGAGCCTCAGATAGCCCAGTATGTCGGGAGTGTGACCAGAGAGAGTCCTGGAGCAGAAGTGGCCATTGCTGCCGAGGAGCTTCCAGTGGCTGTGGACCAGCAGCAAGTGCTTGCCAG GCTGCACATGCTGGAACAACAGGTGGTTGGAGGAGAACAGGCCAAAAACAAGGACCTGAAGGAAAAGCACAAATGTCggaaaaaatatgcagatgaaCGGAAGAAGCAactggtggcagctctgcagaaaaTTGATGAGGACAGCAGTGACTGGGTCCTGCTCAATGTCTATGACTCCATCCAAGAGGAGGTGCGAGCCAAGAGCAAGCTGCTGGAGAAGATGCAGAAGAAG CTGCGAGCTGCTGAGACTGAAATCAAGGACTTGCAGTCAGAGTTTGAGTTGGAGAAGATTGATTATCTTGCCACCATCCGCCGGCAGGAGCGGGACTGCTTGCTCTTTCAGCAGCTTCTGGATCAGGTGCAGCCCCTCATACGGCGTGACTGTAACTATAGCAACCTAGATAAGATCAGATGTGAGTCCATCTGGGATGAGGACAGCGGCTGCTGGAAACTCCCAGAGCTTGTCCTTCAAAAAACCAGCCTTCCCGCAG TTCCGTCACTGCCACAGACTAAGCCAGCCAGGAAGAGCTCCTCAGGCGAGAACGGAGAGCTGCTGATG CAGGAAGAAGACCGCTACAAACTGATGCTGAGCAGGAGTGACAGTGAGAATATTGCCAGTAACTATTTCCGGTCCAAGCGAgccagccagatcctcagtgctGATCCTATGAAGAGTCTTG CCCATCATAACTCCCCTCCTGTGCTGAGCGCCCCCCTGAACAACACCACCTCCAGCATGGCACCAGTCTCTCCTTCACAGACCGTGGAGATGCCCCAGCCACGTCCTTTCCGCCTTGAGTCGCTTGACTTCACCACACCGTCCTCCAAAACAAAGCGCAAGAAGGGCAAAAACAGCTTCAGCAGCGACCCCTTCTGA
- the KIF17 gene encoding kinesin-like protein KIF17 isoform X1, whose amino-acid sequence MASEAVKVIVRCRPMNEREKALSCKAVVSMDSPRGQCFIQNPGATDEPPKQFTFDGAYYESHNTEQIYNEIAYPLVEGVTEGYNGTIFAYGQTGSGKSFTMQGIVDPPVQKGIIPRAFEHVFESVQCAENTKFLVRVSYLEIYNEDIRDLLGADTKQKLELKEHPEKGVYVKGLSLHTVHSVAQCERIMETGWRNRAVGYTLMNKDSSRSHSIFTINMEIYAVDERGQDHLRAAKLNLVDLAGSERQSKTGATGERLKEATKINLSLSALGNVISALVDGRCKHIPYRDSKLTRLLQDSLGGNTKTLMVACLSPADNNYDESLSTLRYANRAKNIKNKPRINEDPKDALLREYQEEIRKLKAILAEQMNTNNLSGLLPAETTQLEVKPALLPEPQPDVEAEKQLIREEYEAKLARLKADYEAEQESRARLEEDINTMRTSYDLKLSTLEENLRKEADAILRVETLPDQAPLSPGPVVAVTETEQVSTKDTAEPQIAQYVGSVTRESPGAEVAIAAEELPVAVDQQQVLARLHMLEQQVVGGEQAKNKDLKEKHKCRKKYADERKKQLVAALQKIDEDSSDWVLLNVYDSIQEEVRAKSKLLEKMQKKLRAAETEIKDLQSEFELEKIDYLATIRRQERDCLLFQQLLDQVQPLIRRDCNYSNLDKIRCESIWDEDSGCWKLPELVLQKTSLPAAVPSLPQTKPARKSSSGENGELLMQEEDRYKLMLSRSDSENIASNYFRSKRASQILSADPMKSLAHHNSPPVLSAPLNNTTSSMAPVSPSQTVEMPQPRPFRLESLDFTTPSSKTKRKKGKNSFSSDPF is encoded by the exons GGTGTTACTGAGGGCTACAATGGCACCATTTTTGCCTATGGccagactggcagtgggaagTCATTTACCATGCAGGGCATTGTGGACCCTCCTGTGCAGAAAGGCATAATTCCCAGAGCATTCGAACACGTGTTTGAGAGCGTACAG TGTGCTGAAAACACCAAGTTCTTGGTGCGAGTCTCTTACCTGGAGATCTACAATGAAGACATAAGAGATTTGCTAGGAGCCGACACCAAGCAAAAGTTGGAG CTGAAggagcacccagagaaaggggtgTATGTGAAAGGGCTCTCCCTGCACACCGTGCACAGCGTGGCCCAGTGCGAGCGCATCATGGAGACGGGTTGGAGAAACCGAGCGGTGGGCTACACCTTGATGAACAAGGATTCTTCCCGCTCCCACTCCATCTTCACCATCAACATGGAGATCTATGCTGTAG ATGAGAGAGGGCAGGATCACCTGAGGGCTGCAAAACTCAACCTGGTGGATCTGGCTGGAAGCGAGAGGCAGTCCAAAACCGGAGCCACAGGGGAGCGTCTCAAAGAAGCCACCAAAATtaacctctctctctcagctctggGCAATGTCATCTCAGCCCTGGTAGATGGCAGGTGCAAACACATCCCCTATCGAGACTCCAAGCTGACCCGGTTGCTGCAGGACTCCCTTGGAGGAAACACCAAGACCCTCATGGTGGCCTGCCTGTCTCCTGCTGATAACAACTACGACGAGAGCCTCAGCACTTTGCGCTATGCCAACCGGGCAAAGAACATCAAGAACAAGCCCCGTATCAATGAAGATCCCAAAGACGCTCTGCTGAGGGAGTATCAGGAGGAGATCAGGAAGCTGAAGGCCATTTTGGCTGAACAGATGAACACAAATAACTTGTCAG GTCTGTTACCTGCTGAGACTACTCAGCTGGAAGTGAAGCCAGCTCTCCTACCTGAACCCCAGCCAGATGTCGAGGCAGAGAAGCAGTTGATCAGAGAA GAGTATGAGGCGAAGCTGGCCCGGCTGAAGGCAGACTATGAAGCCGAGCAAGAGTCCCGCGCCCGACTTGAGGAGGACATCAATACCATGCGGACTTCCTACGACCTCAAGCTGTCCACTCTGGAGGAAAACCTCAGGAAGGAAGCAG ATGCTATCCTGAGGGTTGAAACTCTCCCTGACCAGGCACCTTTGTCTCCAGGCCCTGTTGTCGCCGTCACAGAAACAGAACAGGTGTCCACCAAG GACACAGCAGAGCCTCAGATAGCCCAGTATGTCGGGAGTGTGACCAGAGAGAGTCCTGGAGCAGAAGTGGCCATTGCTGCCGAGGAGCTTCCAGTGGCTGTGGACCAGCAGCAAGTGCTTGCCAG GCTGCACATGCTGGAACAACAGGTGGTTGGAGGAGAACAGGCCAAAAACAAGGACCTGAAGGAAAAGCACAAATGTCggaaaaaatatgcagatgaaCGGAAGAAGCAactggtggcagctctgcagaaaaTTGATGAGGACAGCAGTGACTGGGTCCTGCTCAATGTCTATGACTCCATCCAAGAGGAGGTGCGAGCCAAGAGCAAGCTGCTGGAGAAGATGCAGAAGAAG CTGCGAGCTGCTGAGACTGAAATCAAGGACTTGCAGTCAGAGTTTGAGTTGGAGAAGATTGATTATCTTGCCACCATCCGCCGGCAGGAGCGGGACTGCTTGCTCTTTCAGCAGCTTCTGGATCAGGTGCAGCCCCTCATACGGCGTGACTGTAACTATAGCAACCTAGATAAGATCAGATGTGAGTCCATCTGGGATGAGGACAGCGGCTGCTGGAAACTCCCAGAGCTTGTCCTTCAAAAAACCAGCCTTCCCGCAG CAGTTCCGTCACTGCCACAGACTAAGCCAGCCAGGAAGAGCTCCTCAGGCGAGAACGGAGAGCTGCTGATG CAGGAAGAAGACCGCTACAAACTGATGCTGAGCAGGAGTGACAGTGAGAATATTGCCAGTAACTATTTCCGGTCCAAGCGAgccagccagatcctcagtgctGATCCTATGAAGAGTCTTG CCCATCATAACTCCCCTCCTGTGCTGAGCGCCCCCCTGAACAACACCACCTCCAGCATGGCACCAGTCTCTCCTTCACAGACCGTGGAGATGCCCCAGCCACGTCCTTTCCGCCTTGAGTCGCTTGACTTCACCACACCGTCCTCCAAAACAAAGCGCAAGAAGGGCAAAAACAGCTTCAGCAGCGACCCCTTCTGA
- the KIF17 gene encoding kinesin-like protein KIF17 isoform X4, protein MASEAVKVIVRCRPMNEREKALSCKAVVSMDSPRGQCFIQNPGATDEPPKQFTFDGAYYESHNTEQIYNEIAYPLVEGVTEGYNGTIFAYGQTGSGKSFTMQGIVDPPVQKGIIPRAFEHVFESVQCAENTKFLVRVSYLEIYNEDIRDLLGADTKQKLELKEHPEKGVYVKGLSLHTVHSVAQCERIMETGWRNRAVGYTLMNKDSSRSHSIFTINMEIYAVDERGQDHLRAAKLNLVDLAGSERQSKTGATGERLKEATKINLSLSALGNVISALVDGRCKHIPYRDSKLTRLLQDSLGGNTKTLMVACLSPADNNYDESLSTLRYANRAKNIKNKPRINEDPKDALLREYQEEIRKLKAILAEQMNTNNLSGLLPAETTQLEVKPALLPEPQPDVEAEKQLIREEYEAKLARLKADYEAEQESRARLEEDINTMRTSYDLKLSTLEENLRKEADAILRVETLPDQAPLSPGPVVAVTETEQVSTKDTAEPQIAQYVGSVTRESPGAEVAIAAEELPVAVDQQQVLARLHMLEQQVVGGEQAKNKDLKEKHKCRKKYADERKKQLVAALQKIDEDSSDWVLLNVYDSIQEEVRAKSKLLEKMQKKLRAAETEIKDLQSEFELEKIDYLATIRRQERDCLLFQQLLDQVQPLIRRDCNYSNLDKIRCESIWDEDSGCWKLPELVLQKTSLPAVPSLPQTKPARKSSSGENGELLMEEDRYKLMLSRSDSENIASNYFRSKRASQILSADPMKSLAHHNSPPVLSAPLNNTTSSMAPVSPSQTVEMPQPRPFRLESLDFTTPSSKTKRKKGKNSFSSDPF, encoded by the exons GGTGTTACTGAGGGCTACAATGGCACCATTTTTGCCTATGGccagactggcagtgggaagTCATTTACCATGCAGGGCATTGTGGACCCTCCTGTGCAGAAAGGCATAATTCCCAGAGCATTCGAACACGTGTTTGAGAGCGTACAG TGTGCTGAAAACACCAAGTTCTTGGTGCGAGTCTCTTACCTGGAGATCTACAATGAAGACATAAGAGATTTGCTAGGAGCCGACACCAAGCAAAAGTTGGAG CTGAAggagcacccagagaaaggggtgTATGTGAAAGGGCTCTCCCTGCACACCGTGCACAGCGTGGCCCAGTGCGAGCGCATCATGGAGACGGGTTGGAGAAACCGAGCGGTGGGCTACACCTTGATGAACAAGGATTCTTCCCGCTCCCACTCCATCTTCACCATCAACATGGAGATCTATGCTGTAG ATGAGAGAGGGCAGGATCACCTGAGGGCTGCAAAACTCAACCTGGTGGATCTGGCTGGAAGCGAGAGGCAGTCCAAAACCGGAGCCACAGGGGAGCGTCTCAAAGAAGCCACCAAAATtaacctctctctctcagctctggGCAATGTCATCTCAGCCCTGGTAGATGGCAGGTGCAAACACATCCCCTATCGAGACTCCAAGCTGACCCGGTTGCTGCAGGACTCCCTTGGAGGAAACACCAAGACCCTCATGGTGGCCTGCCTGTCTCCTGCTGATAACAACTACGACGAGAGCCTCAGCACTTTGCGCTATGCCAACCGGGCAAAGAACATCAAGAACAAGCCCCGTATCAATGAAGATCCCAAAGACGCTCTGCTGAGGGAGTATCAGGAGGAGATCAGGAAGCTGAAGGCCATTTTGGCTGAACAGATGAACACAAATAACTTGTCAG GTCTGTTACCTGCTGAGACTACTCAGCTGGAAGTGAAGCCAGCTCTCCTACCTGAACCCCAGCCAGATGTCGAGGCAGAGAAGCAGTTGATCAGAGAA GAGTATGAGGCGAAGCTGGCCCGGCTGAAGGCAGACTATGAAGCCGAGCAAGAGTCCCGCGCCCGACTTGAGGAGGACATCAATACCATGCGGACTTCCTACGACCTCAAGCTGTCCACTCTGGAGGAAAACCTCAGGAAGGAAGCAG ATGCTATCCTGAGGGTTGAAACTCTCCCTGACCAGGCACCTTTGTCTCCAGGCCCTGTTGTCGCCGTCACAGAAACAGAACAGGTGTCCACCAAG GACACAGCAGAGCCTCAGATAGCCCAGTATGTCGGGAGTGTGACCAGAGAGAGTCCTGGAGCAGAAGTGGCCATTGCTGCCGAGGAGCTTCCAGTGGCTGTGGACCAGCAGCAAGTGCTTGCCAG GCTGCACATGCTGGAACAACAGGTGGTTGGAGGAGAACAGGCCAAAAACAAGGACCTGAAGGAAAAGCACAAATGTCggaaaaaatatgcagatgaaCGGAAGAAGCAactggtggcagctctgcagaaaaTTGATGAGGACAGCAGTGACTGGGTCCTGCTCAATGTCTATGACTCCATCCAAGAGGAGGTGCGAGCCAAGAGCAAGCTGCTGGAGAAGATGCAGAAGAAG CTGCGAGCTGCTGAGACTGAAATCAAGGACTTGCAGTCAGAGTTTGAGTTGGAGAAGATTGATTATCTTGCCACCATCCGCCGGCAGGAGCGGGACTGCTTGCTCTTTCAGCAGCTTCTGGATCAGGTGCAGCCCCTCATACGGCGTGACTGTAACTATAGCAACCTAGATAAGATCAGATGTGAGTCCATCTGGGATGAGGACAGCGGCTGCTGGAAACTCCCAGAGCTTGTCCTTCAAAAAACCAGCCTTCCCGCAG TTCCGTCACTGCCACAGACTAAGCCAGCCAGGAAGAGCTCCTCAGGCGAGAACGGAGAGCTGCTGATG GAAGAAGACCGCTACAAACTGATGCTGAGCAGGAGTGACAGTGAGAATATTGCCAGTAACTATTTCCGGTCCAAGCGAgccagccagatcctcagtgctGATCCTATGAAGAGTCTTG CCCATCATAACTCCCCTCCTGTGCTGAGCGCCCCCCTGAACAACACCACCTCCAGCATGGCACCAGTCTCTCCTTCACAGACCGTGGAGATGCCCCAGCCACGTCCTTTCCGCCTTGAGTCGCTTGACTTCACCACACCGTCCTCCAAAACAAAGCGCAAGAAGGGCAAAAACAGCTTCAGCAGCGACCCCTTCTGA
- the KIF17 gene encoding kinesin-like protein KIF17 isoform X3, which produces MASEAVKVIVRCRPMNEREKALSCKAVVSMDSPRGQCFIQNPGATDEPPKQFTFDGAYYESHNTEQIYNEIAYPLVEGVTEGYNGTIFAYGQTGSGKSFTMQGIVDPPVQKGIIPRAFEHVFESVQCAENTKFLVRVSYLEIYNEDIRDLLGADTKQKLELKEHPEKGVYVKGLSLHTVHSVAQCERIMETGWRNRAVGYTLMNKDSSRSHSIFTINMEIYAVDERGQDHLRAAKLNLVDLAGSERQSKTGATGERLKEATKINLSLSALGNVISALVDGRCKHIPYRDSKLTRLLQDSLGGNTKTLMVACLSPADNNYDESLSTLRYANRAKNIKNKPRINEDPKDALLREYQEEIRKLKAILAEQMNTNNLSGLLPAETTQLEVKPALLPEPQPDVEAEKQLIREEYEAKLARLKADYEAEQESRARLEEDINTMRTSYDLKLSTLEENLRKEADAILRVETLPDQAPLSPGPVVAVTETEQVSTKDTAEPQIAQYVGSVTRESPGAEVAIAAEELPVAVDQQQVLARLHMLEQQVVGGEQAKNKDLKEKHKCRKKYADERKKQLVAALQKIDEDSSDWVLLNVYDSIQEEVRAKSKLLEKMQKKLRAAETEIKDLQSEFELEKIDYLATIRRQERDCLLFQQLLDQVQPLIRRDCNYSNLDKIRCESIWDEDSGCWKLPELVLQKTSLPAAVPSLPQTKPARKSSSGENGELLMEEDRYKLMLSRSDSENIASNYFRSKRASQILSADPMKSLAHHNSPPVLSAPLNNTTSSMAPVSPSQTVEMPQPRPFRLESLDFTTPSSKTKRKKGKNSFSSDPF; this is translated from the exons GGTGTTACTGAGGGCTACAATGGCACCATTTTTGCCTATGGccagactggcagtgggaagTCATTTACCATGCAGGGCATTGTGGACCCTCCTGTGCAGAAAGGCATAATTCCCAGAGCATTCGAACACGTGTTTGAGAGCGTACAG TGTGCTGAAAACACCAAGTTCTTGGTGCGAGTCTCTTACCTGGAGATCTACAATGAAGACATAAGAGATTTGCTAGGAGCCGACACCAAGCAAAAGTTGGAG CTGAAggagcacccagagaaaggggtgTATGTGAAAGGGCTCTCCCTGCACACCGTGCACAGCGTGGCCCAGTGCGAGCGCATCATGGAGACGGGTTGGAGAAACCGAGCGGTGGGCTACACCTTGATGAACAAGGATTCTTCCCGCTCCCACTCCATCTTCACCATCAACATGGAGATCTATGCTGTAG ATGAGAGAGGGCAGGATCACCTGAGGGCTGCAAAACTCAACCTGGTGGATCTGGCTGGAAGCGAGAGGCAGTCCAAAACCGGAGCCACAGGGGAGCGTCTCAAAGAAGCCACCAAAATtaacctctctctctcagctctggGCAATGTCATCTCAGCCCTGGTAGATGGCAGGTGCAAACACATCCCCTATCGAGACTCCAAGCTGACCCGGTTGCTGCAGGACTCCCTTGGAGGAAACACCAAGACCCTCATGGTGGCCTGCCTGTCTCCTGCTGATAACAACTACGACGAGAGCCTCAGCACTTTGCGCTATGCCAACCGGGCAAAGAACATCAAGAACAAGCCCCGTATCAATGAAGATCCCAAAGACGCTCTGCTGAGGGAGTATCAGGAGGAGATCAGGAAGCTGAAGGCCATTTTGGCTGAACAGATGAACACAAATAACTTGTCAG GTCTGTTACCTGCTGAGACTACTCAGCTGGAAGTGAAGCCAGCTCTCCTACCTGAACCCCAGCCAGATGTCGAGGCAGAGAAGCAGTTGATCAGAGAA GAGTATGAGGCGAAGCTGGCCCGGCTGAAGGCAGACTATGAAGCCGAGCAAGAGTCCCGCGCCCGACTTGAGGAGGACATCAATACCATGCGGACTTCCTACGACCTCAAGCTGTCCACTCTGGAGGAAAACCTCAGGAAGGAAGCAG ATGCTATCCTGAGGGTTGAAACTCTCCCTGACCAGGCACCTTTGTCTCCAGGCCCTGTTGTCGCCGTCACAGAAACAGAACAGGTGTCCACCAAG GACACAGCAGAGCCTCAGATAGCCCAGTATGTCGGGAGTGTGACCAGAGAGAGTCCTGGAGCAGAAGTGGCCATTGCTGCCGAGGAGCTTCCAGTGGCTGTGGACCAGCAGCAAGTGCTTGCCAG GCTGCACATGCTGGAACAACAGGTGGTTGGAGGAGAACAGGCCAAAAACAAGGACCTGAAGGAAAAGCACAAATGTCggaaaaaatatgcagatgaaCGGAAGAAGCAactggtggcagctctgcagaaaaTTGATGAGGACAGCAGTGACTGGGTCCTGCTCAATGTCTATGACTCCATCCAAGAGGAGGTGCGAGCCAAGAGCAAGCTGCTGGAGAAGATGCAGAAGAAG CTGCGAGCTGCTGAGACTGAAATCAAGGACTTGCAGTCAGAGTTTGAGTTGGAGAAGATTGATTATCTTGCCACCATCCGCCGGCAGGAGCGGGACTGCTTGCTCTTTCAGCAGCTTCTGGATCAGGTGCAGCCCCTCATACGGCGTGACTGTAACTATAGCAACCTAGATAAGATCAGATGTGAGTCCATCTGGGATGAGGACAGCGGCTGCTGGAAACTCCCAGAGCTTGTCCTTCAAAAAACCAGCCTTCCCGCAG CAGTTCCGTCACTGCCACAGACTAAGCCAGCCAGGAAGAGCTCCTCAGGCGAGAACGGAGAGCTGCTGATG GAAGAAGACCGCTACAAACTGATGCTGAGCAGGAGTGACAGTGAGAATATTGCCAGTAACTATTTCCGGTCCAAGCGAgccagccagatcctcagtgctGATCCTATGAAGAGTCTTG CCCATCATAACTCCCCTCCTGTGCTGAGCGCCCCCCTGAACAACACCACCTCCAGCATGGCACCAGTCTCTCCTTCACAGACCGTGGAGATGCCCCAGCCACGTCCTTTCCGCCTTGAGTCGCTTGACTTCACCACACCGTCCTCCAAAACAAAGCGCAAGAAGGGCAAAAACAGCTTCAGCAGCGACCCCTTCTGA